In Dehalococcoidia bacterium, the sequence CTTTCTCTGCGAGGTCATTCTCTGTCCGGGAAGTTGGTTGCCATTCATCTTCAAATCAACCTGTTTCCTGAAAAGCAATAATGCAAATGATTCCTATTATCAATAATAACACAGAGCAATCGGGACTTCAATACGCGGATACTTCTTTGAGTAGCACCCCTATGTGGCTCTGGGGGTCAACCAGCTTTTGGATATCGCGGTGCCTTGATACACTAGCAGATAGAACAGGTGATGAGGCTCACCAAGGTAATACCTGAACCGCCCTGGGATTTTGGGATGATAACCTTCACTGGCAAGTTGCAGTAGAGGCTGTTCTCTCAGCATGTCCGGAGGGTGGGAATCCATCAGCAGGAGAAATCCATTGAAAGTATGGGATGAAGGAAATGATGGTTGATGATAACCTTTATCAAATACTCGGCATCAAGCTGGATGCAACTTCGGTTCAAATAAAGGAAGCCTATCGTTACAAGGCCGTCATACTGCATCCAGATCGCCTTGCCAGTATGCCGGACAAATTCCGCGCTAGAGCGGAGGAGGACCTGAAAAAGGTCAACGCAGCATACGAGATTCTATCCGACCCGAACAAACGGCAGCAATATGATAGAATCATGGAAGCCCAGACGCCTGAAAATCAGTCATCACGTCAAGCACCCCGTCCATGCTCCGCATCAGATATTCCGGCTCACGGCCATCCCAGATACGAGGTCTATCCGAAGCACATAAATCTGAACAATGCTTTGGTCAATGTTCCAGAACATGGGGCGTTTTTCGTTGAGAGTTCGAACGGCCCCTTCACAAATGTCTGTTTGGCCTCATCGAAGCCGTGGCTAAAGGTGATCAGAACTACAGCCTTGGGATCTGGTGGATCCAGTTCGGT encodes:
- a CDS encoding J domain-containing protein, translated to MKEMMVDDNLYQILGIKLDATSVQIKEAYRYKAVILHPDRLASMPDKFRARAEEDLKKVNAAYEILSDPNKRQQYDRIMEAQTPENQSSRQAPRPCSASDIPAHGHPRYEVYPKHINLNNALVNVPEHGAFFVESSNGPFTNVCLASSKPWLKVIRTTALGSGGSSSVMRVDIEGIGYEWNQNYAGVITVKLDRMQAEVKVKLRTLRF